A segment of the Actinomycetes bacterium genome:
CTACAAGATAGTCAAAAGCAAAAAGGGAGTAAGATACAAAAAAAGCGTGGGAGGACTGGTAACCGCCCTGGACCCCATACTTTCCAGGAAAGGCGGACTATGGGTAGGGTGGAATGGCCTGGTAGGTAAGAACAAGTATGCTGAAAAAACGGTAGAAATGGATTCAGGCTATTCTGTAAAATTCTTGGGTTTGAGCAAATACGATGTAAAGGATTTCTACCATGGGTTTTCCAATAGAACCATATGGCCCCTGTTCCATGGCTTTATATTCCAGAGCTATTTTGATGTTAATTATTGGAAAGCCTATAAAAGGATAAACAAAAGATTTACTGAAAAGGTACTGGAAGAGGTAAAGGGTGACGAGATAATCTGGGTTCAGGATTATCATCTGATGCTGATGCCCAGCATGTTGAGAAAAGAATTACCCCGGGCAAAAATCATTTTCTTTTTGCATATACCATTTCCCTGTAATGAAATATTCAGGGTGCTGCCCTGGGACAAGCAAATTCTGGAAGGGCTTATGGGGGCCGATCTGTTGGGGTTCCAGACCTCCAGGGACTCTATGAATTTTCTGTATAACTGTAAACAGGAACTTAAGGTTATTGTTGATTACAAAAATGGCAATGTAGAGAAAGATGAAAAGAAGGTACAGGTAAGCAATTTCCCCATAAGCATAGATTTCGGGAAGTTTGACCGCATAGCCAAGAAGAATTCCACCAACCATATGGTACGGGAATTTAAAAAGGCACATAAAAATGTGAAGTTAATTATGAGTGTGGAAAGGCTGGACTATACCAAAGGCATCAAAGAAAGACTGTATTCCATTAAACGTTTCTTCGAAAAGTATCCTGAATACAGGAAGAAAGTAATATTTATACAGATATCGGTGCCCAGCCGTACCAAGATAATTGAATACAGGCAATTTAAAAGGGAAATAGACCAGCTGATAGGCAATATAAACGGGGAATTCGCCGATGAGCTCTGGACCCCAATTAACTATATCTACAAAACTATTCCCCAGGAGGTTTTGGTATCCTACTATAAGGCGTCGGATGTCTGCCTGGTAACTCCTTTAAGGGATGGCATGAACCTTATTGCCAAGGAGTATGCCAGCTGCAAGCCCGATGGAAATGGGGCGCTGGTTCTAAGTGAATTTGCCGGTTCGGCAGAAGAGATGCACCAACATTCGGTGATGGTTAACCCCTACGACTTTGAAGAAGTAGCCGACGGTATAAAAGATGCCCTGGAAATGGATTCTGCTAAGAAGAGGCAGGATATGCTGGCTTTAAGGGATATGGTCAAAAACAATGATGTATACCATTGGGCCGAGAGATTCTTGGGATATGCGGCTAAAAGGGGATAGCTATCGAGTATTTGTTCGATAATTTAGAACAGGTTCTGGGAAGGATAAAAAATTGCTCCCACCTGTATTTGTTTCTGGATTATGACGGCACCTTGGTGGGAATTAAAAAGAGGCCCGAGGACGCAAAGCCCTCTAAAAAAACCAAACTTATATTATCTAAGCTAATCTCCAATTCCCGCATAACCACAATTTTGGTTTCAGGGCGGCCGGTCCTGCAGCTGGTTGGTTTTTTACGTGATATTGAGACCGGCAAACTAAATATGGTGGGAAGCCATGGTGCAGAGATAAAAATTGATGGACAGGAACCAGAAATAATAGAAGCTGCGCGGGGGCATATAAAACATATTGGTAGTATTAAAAAAGAACTGGAAAAGATCACTGGCTATAAAAGCTGTTTTTATTTAGAGGATAAAAAAGTATCCCTGGCTATACACTACCGTAATTGTCCGCCAAAGGACCTGGAGAAATTAGGCAAGATAAGAAACTTTTTAAAAGTTTATACCGGCAGGCTGGGGCTGGATGTAATTGAAGGCAAGAAAGTAATAGAGGTAAAGGCCTCATCCATTAATAAAGGCATGGCCCTTAAGAATTTAAAAAACAAGTGGTCGCCTTCCCGGCCAGGGCTTAGTCTGTGTATAGGGGACGATGTAACTGATGAGTATATGTTTGAAGCCAATTCCGGTGGCTTAAATTTAAAGGTTGCCAGGAATAGTAATGTAGCTAGCCGGGCCCGCTATTATGTTAGGGGAATAGGGCAGGTACAGAAA
Coding sequences within it:
- a CDS encoding trehalose-6-phosphate synthase produces the protein MNKKKNKAVVVSNRVPYKIVKSKKGVRYKKSVGGLVTALDPILSRKGGLWVGWNGLVGKNKYAEKTVEMDSGYSVKFLGLSKYDVKDFYHGFSNRTIWPLFHGFIFQSYFDVNYWKAYKRINKRFTEKVLEEVKGDEIIWVQDYHLMLMPSMLRKELPRAKIIFFLHIPFPCNEIFRVLPWDKQILEGLMGADLLGFQTSRDSMNFLYNCKQELKVIVDYKNGNVEKDEKKVQVSNFPISIDFGKFDRIAKKNSTNHMVREFKKAHKNVKLIMSVERLDYTKGIKERLYSIKRFFEKYPEYRKKVIFIQISVPSRTKIIEYRQFKREIDQLIGNINGEFADELWTPINYIYKTIPQEVLVSYYKASDVCLVTPLRDGMNLIAKEYASCKPDGNGALVLSEFAGSAEEMHQHSVMVNPYDFEEVADGIKDALEMDSAKKRQDMLALRDMVKNNDVYHWAERFLGYAAKRG
- the otsB gene encoding trehalose-phosphatase; amino-acid sequence: MFDNLEQVLGRIKNCSHLYLFLDYDGTLVGIKKRPEDAKPSKKTKLILSKLISNSRITTILVSGRPVLQLVGFLRDIETGKLNMVGSHGAEIKIDGQEPEIIEAARGHIKHIGSIKKELEKITGYKSCFYLEDKKVSLAIHYRNCPPKDLEKLGKIRNFLKVYTGRLGLDVIEGKKVIEVKASSINKGMALKNLKNKWSPSRPGLSLCIGDDVTDEYMFEANSGGLNLKVARNSNVASRARYYVRGIGQVQKFLMRVNQEVR